A genome region from Piliocolobus tephrosceles isolate RC106 chromosome 8, ASM277652v3, whole genome shotgun sequence includes the following:
- the LOC113219912 gene encoding probable C-mannosyltransferase DPY19L1, giving the protein MALLQIHPGAVVFAILAAMSIQGSANLQTQWNTVGEFSNLPQEELIEWIKYSTKPDAVFAGAMPRMASVKLSALRPIVNHPHYEDAGLRARMKIVYSMYSRKAAEEVKRELIKLKVNYYILEESWCVRRSKVGRALFYPHKKGYEGKFRKYGNKLCTLSKIADIELTSGHLNEHSD; this is encoded by the exons ATGGCTCTTTTGCAAATACATCCTGGTGCTGTTGTTTTTGCTATATTAGCAGCAATGTCAATACAAGGTTCAGCAAATCTGCAAACCCAGTGGAATACTGTAGGGGAGTTCAGCAATTTGCCACAAGAAGAACTTATAGAGTGGATCAAATATAGTACTaaaccag ATGCAGTGTTTGCGGGTGCCATGCCCAGGATGGCAAGTGTTAAGCTCTCTGCACTTCGGCCCATTGTGAATCATCCACATTATGAAGACGCAGGCTTGAG agccAGAATGAAAATAGTATACTCAATGTATAGTCGGAAAGCAGCTGAAGAAGTGAAGCGAGAACTGATAAAGTTAAAAGTGAACTATTACATTCTAGAAGAGTCATGGTGTGTAAGAAGATCCAA AGTAGGCAGAGCACTGTTTTACCCACACAAGAAGGGATACGAAGGCAAATTCAGGAAGTATGGCAATAAACTTTGCACACTAAGCAAAATAGCAGACATTGAACTGACTTCAGGTCACTTAAACGAGCACTCAGACTGA